The following nucleotide sequence is from Wolbachia endosymbiont (group E) of Neria commutata.
AATCAGTCTTGGCAATCTTTGCAAATCAAGAAAGCATTATGACCTAAAAAACGACTTGCATCGCATATTGTTACCTAAGTTTTATAAGGACGGGTATCTTGATAAGGAAACTCTTTTAGAGGCGAATAATTATATGTTGCAGTGTTTATTGAAATCTGGCTTTGGTCTTGATGGTTATGATAAGCCAGAGCTTGTTGAGTTCGTTAATAAAAAAATAAAAGAGCTGCTCAGTGCAAACAGAGCTATTCCTCAAGCTACCAATTCTTCTTCATCCCTAGGTGTTAGTCGTGCTATGGGAGGTTCTAGGGGCAGCTTATCCTCTAGTAACAGTGATAGTAGTAGTAGATCAGTATCACCTATGCCTAGAAATCACTCTGATAGCAGCTTGTCTTCTGGTCTGCCTTCTATGCCTTTTTTTGGAGCAAACTGTGTTGATGATCTTGCTACCCCAGCTACATCTGCTTCTGTGGCACATAAGCGTAGCGGCGTTATACCACCATTGGATGAGATGTCTGGAGAGTATGGTAAGTGTAGCAGTGTAGAAGTCGTGTCTAAAGATCCTAGCTCTCAGCGAAAGTCCCACGGTTCGCTTAATGAAAAGTCTGTGAAGCCTAACTCAAAGACAACTGAACCTAAGGTCACCAAGCAAAAAGAAAAGGGTTGTACTATTTCATAACCCTTCTAGCTATGTCACCAACTTTCTTCGGTTGGTATAGCGCTTTTTAACTCAGATGTTTCTAAGCCATATAGGCCCTTTGTTGGGATTATGGCCAAGATCTCTGACACCAAAAGGGCTATCGCTAGTTTTTCTCACCCACTGCAAATATTGCACCATGCTATCTACTTGATCATCATGGCGAGCTTCTGGGAAAATCATAATCTCATACTCAAAGTCATTTAACTATACCGCTTGATGCGGCAGAAAAACTCTACCGGACTCTATTATCGGAGCAATTTGATAAAATCGAGTGAGCTTATCATTGTGTGGCACTATTTCGATAATAGGTAAATCGCTATTTGCTTTAAGCTCTTGCACCAATTGCTGCCCACTGGTTTTCGCTTCGATTAAAATCGCGTGTGGAGCCCATCTTGCTTTCAAAGATAAAACCTGCTCTTTAAGTTTTGGATATTCAAGTTTTGCACGATATACATCAAGTAAATAAAATTTATTCTCTATTTTTGCCCAGGTAGTGCAGACGCTAAAATCGCTAGCATCACTTGTTGAAACCGCAGTATCGCAGCTTTGTGTCACATATGAAAGATTATCAGGAAAATTTTTATAGCGCTTAAGCCATTCTTGCTTGATTATACCACTTGAAAGCGGTAAAGGGTTTTGTTGATACTGAGCAGCAAAAGCATAACTCCCGAGTTCAATTTTTATCATCTCAATTTCTTCTTTGCCTCCATCCAAGGGATATAATAACTGTCCTTCTTTTCTTGAATATATACTCTCTTTCTGTGTAATCATTGAATCAACTATCTCTGCTTTTTCAGACATCATTGGTAAGCAGATGTGATGCCATATGTTCTTTGGCTTGGAGAGAAGATGACCTGTTAAATCCTCCATGTGCAACCTATGCATAACAAGAACAATCACTCCTTTTTTTCTATCATTTAGTCTTGTTACCAAAGTTTGATCGAACCAGTTTGTGGCACGCTTTCTAAATGTTTCACTCAAAGCTTGTGCAGGGTTTAATGGATCATCCACAATGATGAAATCACCACCTTCGCCAGTTAATGTTCCCCCGACAGATGTTGCAATTCTAAATCCTCTTTGCACTGTTTGAAATTTATATTTAGTGTTCTGGTCCTTAGATAATTTCACCTCTGGAAATAACTCTTTGTACCAATCGGATTGCATTACGCATCTCGTATCAAGCGAATGCTTTTCGCTCAAATTTTGAGCATAACTTGCAACTATTATTCTCGCAGTTGGCTGATTTCCTAGTATCCATGCAGGCCACGCAACACTTACGCAAATAGATTTCATTGAACGTGGAGGCATATTGAATATTATTCGTCTCACTTTACAAACACTTGCAGCTTCCAGCCTATCTGCTATGACTTTTATATATTGATAATTATTATATTCACATCCAGGCACCACAGTCTGAAAGCATAATTCAATGAATTTTAGAAAGTTTATTTTATTCATAAAAATTTTATGTATTTTAATAAATTGATTGATTTTTAATTGAAATTGAGTTACACTTAGTTTTTAGTAGATATTTAATAATCTCATGACTGTCATAAATCTTGGAAAAAAATCTGAGCAGGTCATCATTAGTTCTCTTCACATTTTAATAGAGGATTTGAATTCGAAGTTAAATCCAAAGAAGCAACCAACAGAATGGGATCTAGAGATAAAAAATTTATTTGAAGGGATGAAAAAATCTATCAAATTTGAGAAAAGAAATGAGCAGGCTGAAATAAATGAATCACAATTATTATGTGTTAAATTAATAAGGAAAGTAGATTATCTTATCAAGACGAATCAATCAAAGTTATTACATGATAATTTAAAAAGCTTAGCTTTACAAGTAAAAGAAGATGAAGAGCGTGAAGGATTTGTGAGTAGGGTAGACAATCTTTTCAGCAAGCAACAGAACATTAATAAAGTTCAAGAGAACTTGATTCCAGAAGAAAAAGAGAAAGAAGAATGCAAAGAACTTTTTCAACAAATAGCTAATTTAATCCAAACAGTAGAAGATATTAATATTAAGAATGAAGATGGAAAATCAGCGCTACATCTTGCTGCTGAATATGGTATTGTGCAACTAGTAAAACAGCTACTACAAAGAGAAGGCCAAGAAATTACAAAGGATGTTATACTAGAAGAATTACGTAATTCGGCTCAAAACATCACAGGAAATGATAAAACTAAAGCTACAAGACAAAAAAAGAAATTTTTAGAAAAGACAGACATTAATTGTCAAGATCATAATGGTAAAACTCCATTACATTATGCTGTGGAAAATGGACATAAGGAAGTTATTGAGCTCTTACATAATGCAGGAGCAAGAACTCTTTCAGACAAAAATGGACGAACACCGCTTTATCCTGCTGCAGAGAAAGGTTATATTGAAGTATTAAAATTGCTTTTAGGGGAAATTGATACAAGAACATTAGAGGAAAGAGTAAAACAATTTTCAGAAGATTTTTATAAAGCACCTGATGAACGCAAAAAAGATACACTATCAAGAAAAGATCAAAAAAAGATCGTTGATCACGTTAATCAATATGGACAAGCTTTGTTACACTTAGCAGCTCAAAATGGTCATTTTGAGGTAGTAAATTTTCTTGTACAAAAAGGTGCAAGTTTGGAAATTAAGGATAACAGTTGCAAAACTCCACTTGAATATGCTATTGAAAGCCTTAAAGCATTAGATAAATTAGATAAGGATAATAAAGAGAAGATAATACAATTCATAAATATAATCAAATTACTTACAAATCAGCCATTACAAAACATTAAGGGCTATTTAAAAGAAACAGACTTGCACGCTCTTGCAAAAAATGGTGCCTCAAAAGATGAGCTAGCTTTGTTGTTAAAAAATAAAGGTATAGATATTAATTCTAAAAACATTCTAGGGCAAACAGCACTGCACATTGCTGTCCTCTCTGGTAACACAAAAATGGTAGGGTATCTACTAGAAGAAGGTGCAGATCCTAGTCAACAAGACGTTTTTGGTAATACAGCATTACATTATGCTGTTCCGTGTGGTGATGTAACATCAATAAAATTACTACGCAAACATGGAGCAGATAGTACCATTATAAATCTTCTAGGTAAAAAACCTATAGATTTAATTGTTGACTATACAGAACAAAACAAGGATAAAAAGAATAAAAAACCACATTTACTCCTTGGTCTTACTGGCATCGTTCTTATTGGCATCGGTTTTTCCTTATATTATAGCATACAAATTGCTCAACATGATTGGTATATTACTGCAGCTTTGGGTGTTGCCGGCCTCATCGCTGGTCTTCTAGTAAGTATAGTGATTAATGAAGTAGTTCAAAGAGCACGTCCATGGTATATAGAATCGAGTATGAGAAAAGAACTTGAATTATGCCAAGAAAAATCAAATGAACTGGGTAAAGAAGGATTTATTCCTACGCAAGTCGAACAACCTTCAAAAGGCAATGGGGCACTTGATGTAAATTCAGGCAACAATCTTTATTAGAAAGCACCCAATAAGTAACGTTATTAGTGGAATGCACCACAGAATATACGTGCTAGATCTTACAGGTGGGGTAATTATGATTGAATCACCGTAAGAGCTTTTTAACTCTGAAATTATTTCTTTGTTATTAGCTCCATCACTGATTTTTTTTCGGATTATTTTTCGCATATCATATGCGAGCTGAGACTGAGATTCAGATAATGACTCACCAGAACATATTGGACATTTTATTATCTCAAATAAGTTGGTTGCTTGCTTTTCCATATTCTTATCTGAAAGTTTATCATCCAAAGTAAAAGCATTTATATTTAAATATAATATCAATATTACAAATAAGCTAACTGCTACTCTCATCTTTACTTAATCTATTAATTTTATTCATCTGGTCCATAAAGTCAGTAGCAGATAATTTTCCAATAAAGCTTGACCCTATAACATCATCGTATCTTATTGTAAACTGAATATCTTTATCAGCTGTTTTTTCTGATAAAGAAGATATTAACTCCTGAATTGTGTTTGAAGTTTTTGGATAATTTTTTGAAAACTCTTCATCAATGATAAATGATACTAATTCCTTATAATTTGATATATCCACATTAATCTTGCCTTTAAATGAAGATGTGACCAAATTGTAATTATGTATTGCTCCATTTGCAGCGAGAGTAAAGTTATTACTCTGAATTAAAAACTTTTCTATATCAAAGTTAATGCTGGAAGCAGAGACGTCATTTACAAATTCATAATCAAATTTGGTGTCAATGCTTAAGTATTCTTCAGGATTTGCAGTATTTTTATATCGATAAATGTAAGAATCAAATCCTAGCTTAGCATTTTCACTCAGCTTTTTATTGAAATTAAATTCTATATAATTACTTCTATCATTAACTTCAGTTACGATACTTTTCTGATTTCCTGAATCGGATGAAATATCACATTTTAAACCGTAATCTTCATAACGAAGCGTATTTATATAGTCTATTATGCTACTATTTCTATCAAAACGTAGCGAAGATGGTAAATCGTTTAGCTTAACAATAAAGCGGCTATTACCGTTTGTAGTACATTTTATGTTCTTTTTCTCATCACTGTGATCAGCAATATTGATTTCATTACTTGGTATATAAATATATACTGACTTGTCGAATAATCTGTTTTTTACAAGTAAAGCTTCAGATGAAACAGTTAACTGCTTATTAGAGACTTTTGGGCCGGTAACACGAAAAATAAAGTTAAAAGGAAATCCACTAAAATCATGTAAGACATCAAATTTTTCGTCATTAATATATGATATTGTTTCAACTAGGAGGTTTTTTGCTTTCCATGCAGAAAAATACCAGAAACCACTATATGCTATGGAAATAAACAAAAATAAAGAGACGATAATATAGATAAAAACCTTACGCATAGCTAATCATTTCCTTGTTTATCCAGTGATATATTTCTTGTACCTCTTGGTATAATAACGCACAAACCATCAATATCTTTTGTTATTATTATTTGGCATCCTAGCCTTGAAGTCTCTGTTAGGCCAAAAGCTAGGTCCAACATATCATTTTCCTCATCAGATATAGGATTATGCGTTTCCACAGCATTATAAAATTCTGGATCGACAATTACATGACATGTAGAACAAGCAAGAGAACCTTCACACGCACCTTCAAGTAAGTCTGGTTCACTTCTATGAGCTAAATTAAGTAGAGTTTCCCCCTCTGCAGCTTCATAGCTTTTCTTACTCCCATCAGGCAAAATAAAAGTAACAGATGGCATATTATTTCCTTATTAAAATCCTTACTAGTTTTCCTATATTCTACAGGTAATAATTAATATTTGCAAATTCTTTACATTAGCACTATTCACAATTTGTACAATATTTCAAAATAAATCATGCAACTGAATAAATATAAAAATCGAAGCGTTGCAGTTTTTGGCCTTGGTAAGACAGGTTTGTCCGCTATTAATACCTTAATAAACAGCAGAGCAAAAGTGTATGCGTGGGATGACAATGAAGAGCAAATAGTAAACACAAAAGGGATATATAAAGAGTGCAATTTTATTTATCCGAAAGAGTATAACTGGCAAGAGATAAATGCATTGATTTTAAGCCCTGGAATACCACTTACATACCCAAAGCCGCATTGGATAGTGAAACTTGCAAGAAGCTTTGGTTGCACAATAAAATCAGACATTGAGCTATTTTTGGAGGCTAAAGCAACAAACCAGAAAGTTGTAGGTGTTACCGGCACAAATGGTAAATCAACCACTACGTCTCTAATAGGGCATATATTAAAATCTGCAGGGAAAAAGGTAGACGTTGGAGGAAATTTAGGCATTCCAGTTTTAAATCTAAATGCAGATGCTGAGATTTATGTAATTGAGCTTTCCTCTTTTCAATTGGAGCTAATGAATGGAGTGAATGTAGACATTTCTGTATTACTCAATATCACACCAGATCACATAGATAGGCATGGAAGTATGGAGAATTATATAGCAGCTAAATTAAAACTGATAAACGGTAGCAAAGCAGCAGTGATAGGATGTGATAATGAAATCACTGCTGGCATATTTGAGGAACACCTCTCGGTGTCATCCCAGCGCGTGACGCTGGAATCCAGAAAAAAAGAAGAATGGATCCCAGTGTCAGCTACTTGGATGACAGGGGGGTATGGAAGAGTCCTAAAGAATGGAGTGTCATTAATAAATAATGATTTATTTGATCATGGAGAGTGTATACATATAGATAATGCAAAAATAAATCTAATTTCCAATGCAGAAAACGTAGCTGCTGCATATGCAGTATGTAAGTTACTTAAAATAGATAGAAGTGTGATTATTAATGGAATTAAATCTTTTTCAGGACTGAAACATAGAAATGAGATGCTTGGTAAAATAAAAAATGTATTGTTTGTGAATGACAGTAAAGCAACTAATGCTGAGTCGAGTGAAAAAGCAATCTTATCTTACGATAACATATATTGGATTGTTGGTGGAAGAAGTAAAGACGGTGGTATAGAATCACTGAGAAAGTATTTTCCAAGAATTAAGAAAGCATTTTTAATCGGAGAGTCAACTGAAGCTTTTGCAGCTACTCTGAAAAATAAAGTGAGTTTTGTAGAGTGTGGAAGTCTGAAAAGTGCATTTGAACTAGCTTACAAGGAGGCTTTTAATAGCAAAGAAGAAATAACAATATTACTTTCTCCTGCATGTGCCTCTTTTGATCAATGGAAAAGTTTTGAAGAGCGTGGTGAAGCTTTTTGCAAGATGTTTGAAAATTTAAAGGATTCATTTACAATTACAGATGCTATTTAGTCAAATGTTGCTATGGAACAAGATGAAATAAAGTTAATAGTAGATAATCTAATCAGGGTTATTCCATTTGAAGGAATAAGTGATGAGACACTATTAAAAGTGTGCACAGATCTTAATTTAGCTAATAGCTTTTGTAAATTTCAAAATGGGATATATAGCGCTTTGGAGTACATAGCAGAGGATTTGAATAACTCAATGGAAATCGAGTTACAAAACTCCAACTTAGAAGACATGAAAGTACGTGATCGGATAAAATTGGCAATTCACATGCGTCTTTCAAACTACGCGAAACTGCCAAATTACAGAGAATTTTTAAAAAATATTTTGTCATTCTCTGTGCTGCCGAAAAATACATACTTTTCCAGTAAACTCTTATATAAGACTGTTAACGCAGTTTGGTACGGCATTCATGATCAATCAGCAGACTTTAATTATTACACAAAACGAGGAATATTAGCTGGAGTATACTTAAGCACAATATTGTTCTTTATTAACGATTACTCAGAGGATTTCACAGGCACTATATCATTTCTTGATAGACGTATCAATAATGTTATGACATTTGAAAAGTTCAAAATTCGCTTAAAAGGAATTATAGGAAATTTTTTATAGGCTTTTCATCAATTTCCGTTCAGCCAATAGTGTCAACCTCTATCAAGCAAAAAGTAAAGTGGAGGAAAAATGCAACCTACGTTTAATTAAAATAAAGAACAAAATTGGAGATGAAATATGGTTTTAACTAACCTATTTGAGATGCCAGCTATGCAAGTAACAGAAATATACAGGGGTAGATGGGACATAGAGGTATTCTTTAAATTTATAAAGCAAAATCTTGGATATAAGCACTTTTTAAGCCATATCATAAATGGCATGAAAGTATACATTTACATGATCATTATTATGGCTTTGCTATTTCTTGTTTATAAAACCAGAAACGATCTACAAGGGTTCAAAATAGCATTATTACAATTTACACTAGATCTTGATGGGTCTTTTCTGTGTTCAATCGTTCTACTTTCAGGAGGATGATGTCAGTCATCTCATATGATTATGTTTCTGAAACTCCTCCTTATGATGGTAACTTCTCATATATTATGCATTATATTCTGGGACTGTAGATCTTATTTGAAAAAACTCTTTTAAGCACCTACAATATAACTTATACTTATGGGTAGAGATTTTTGGTACTTTATGCTCAAAAAATTAGCTAGCTATTGGTTTTTTGTAGATCTGATTAGAGGCTTTTCTATTACGCTCAAATATATGTTTAAGCGCAAAGTCACTTTAAGGTATACTATGGAAAAAGGTCCTTTGAGCCCAAGATTTCGTGGTGAACATGCGCTGCGCAGATATCCAAACGGTGAAGAGCGATGCATAGCATGTAAGCTATGTGAAGTTATTTGTCCTGCTCAAGCAATTGTCATAGAAGCAGAAGAAAGAGCAGATGCTAGTCGTCGCACCACACGTTACGATATTGACATGACTAAGTGTATATACTGTGGACTTTGCCAGGAGGCGTGTCCAGTTGATGCAATTGTAGAGGGTCCTAATTTTGAGTTTGCTACTGAAACAAGAGAAGAATTAATGTATAATAAAGAAAAGCTTTTGCATAATGGTGATATTTGGGAAGATGCAATTGCACTCAGATTAAAATTGAATGCTGAAGAGTAGGCCTTATTTATTGGATGTCAATAACCCATAGCGAGTATATAATTAATGATTAAAATTACTTTTCCAGCCGAAAAAAGAATAGAAGAATATGACGATAAAGTCGCTGGCTTTGATATATTGCACAATGATATTCTAAAGGAAGCAATTGCCTTAAAAGTAAACGGTGAGTTATACGATCTCTCTCGCGCAATTGAATTCGATGCTGAAGTAGAAGTTATAAAAATAAACGATGAAATAGGGCTAGACATAATAAGGCATGA
It contains:
- a CDS encoding ankyrin repeat domain-containing protein; the protein is MTVINLGKKSEQVIISSLHILIEDLNSKLNPKKQPTEWDLEIKNLFEGMKKSIKFEKRNEQAEINESQLLCVKLIRKVDYLIKTNQSKLLHDNLKSLALQVKEDEEREGFVSRVDNLFSKQQNINKVQENLIPEEKEKEECKELFQQIANLIQTVEDINIKNEDGKSALHLAAEYGIVQLVKQLLQREGQEITKDVILEELRNSAQNITGNDKTKATRQKKKFLEKTDINCQDHNGKTPLHYAVENGHKEVIELLHNAGARTLSDKNGRTPLYPAAEKGYIEVLKLLLGEIDTRTLEERVKQFSEDFYKAPDERKKDTLSRKDQKKIVDHVNQYGQALLHLAAQNGHFEVVNFLVQKGASLEIKDNSCKTPLEYAIESLKALDKLDKDNKEKIIQFINIIKLLTNQPLQNIKGYLKETDLHALAKNGASKDELALLLKNKGIDINSKNILGQTALHIAVLSGNTKMVGYLLEEGADPSQQDVFGNTALHYAVPCGDVTSIKLLRKHGADSTIINLLGKKPIDLIVDYTEQNKDKKNKKPHLLLGLTGIVLIGIGFSLYYSIQIAQHDWYITAALGVAGLIAGLLVSIVINEVVQRARPWYIESSMRKELELCQEKSNELGKEGFIPTQVEQPSKGNGALDVNSGNNLY
- a CDS encoding cytochrome c-type biogenesis protein CcmH; translation: MRVAVSLFVILILYLNINAFTLDDKLSDKNMEKQATNLFEIIKCPICSGESLSESQSQLAYDMRKIIRKKISDGANNKEIISELKSSYGDSIIITPPVRSSTYILWCIPLITLLIGCFLIKIVA
- a CDS encoding ferredoxin family 2Fe-2S iron-sulfur cluster binding protein; its protein translation is MPSVTFILPDGSKKSYEAAEGETLLNLAHRSEPDLLEGACEGSLACSTCHVIVDPEFYNAVETHNPISDEENDMLDLAFGLTETSRLGCQIIITKDIDGLCVIIPRGTRNISLDKQGND
- the murD gene encoding UDP-N-acetylmuramoyl-L-alanine--D-glutamate ligase; translation: MQLNKYKNRSVAVFGLGKTGLSAINTLINSRAKVYAWDDNEEQIVNTKGIYKECNFIYPKEYNWQEINALILSPGIPLTYPKPHWIVKLARSFGCTIKSDIELFLEAKATNQKVVGVTGTNGKSTTTSLIGHILKSAGKKVDVGGNLGIPVLNLNADAEIYVIELSSFQLELMNGVNVDISVLLNITPDHIDRHGSMENYIAAKLKLINGSKAAVIGCDNEITAGIFEEHLSVSSQRVTLESRKKEEWIPVSATWMTGGYGRVLKNGVSLINNDLFDHGECIHIDNAKINLISNAENVAAAYAVCKLLKIDRSVIINGIKSFSGLKHRNEMLGKIKNVLFVNDSKATNAESSEKAILSYDNIYWIVGGRSKDGGIESLRKYFPRIKKAFLIGESTEAFAATLKNKVSFVECGSLKSAFELAYKEAFNSKEEITILLSPACASFDQWKSFEERGEAFCKMFENLKDSFTITDAI
- a CDS encoding COQ9 family protein, whose product is MEQDEIKLIVDNLIRVIPFEGISDETLLKVCTDLNLANSFCKFQNGIYSALEYIAEDLNNSMEIELQNSNLEDMKVRDRIKLAIHMRLSNYAKLPNYREFLKNILSFSVLPKNTYFSSKLLYKTVNAVWYGIHDQSADFNYYTKRGILAGVYLSTILFFINDYSEDFTGTISFLDRRINNVMTFEKFKIRLKGIIGNFL
- a CDS encoding transposase; the encoded protein is MQVTEIYRGRWDIEVFFKFIKQNLGYKHFLSHIINGMKVYIYMIIIMALLFLVYKTRNDLQGFKIALLQFTLDLDGSFLCSIVLLSGG
- the nuoI gene encoding NADH-quinone oxidoreductase subunit NuoI; this encodes MLKKLASYWFFVDLIRGFSITLKYMFKRKVTLRYTMEKGPLSPRFRGEHALRRYPNGEERCIACKLCEVICPAQAIVIEAEERADASRRTTRYDIDMTKCIYCGLCQEACPVDAIVEGPNFEFATETREELMYNKEKLLHNGDIWEDAIALRLKLNAEE